The Leptodactylus fuscus isolate aLepFus1 chromosome 5, aLepFus1.hap2, whole genome shotgun sequence genome segment TATCCTACAATGGTTGTTGTAGGATATACATCACTAGAGACTTAATATAACGGACACCAAGTCATCACATACAATGATGAGATATCAGTGGGGACACAAAGAAGTCAGAgtagtatattacactatattatatgccACACAACCAATTTAAAGGATTTGTACAGGTTTACAAACTATTTTTTCCTGTTGCTCAAGACTCTTTGTATATTTGCTTCATGTTTTCCTCATTCTAAATGTATAGACGTAATAAAAGAAATTGTTGCAGAAATATACACATCCTTGAATATCCATGTCAGCTTCATAAAGTAGTTTTAGATATGATAAAATAAGATGTTTATTGATAGGTTGTGTCTTGTTTGAGTTTGTCTGATCTGTATGTTTtgtgcattatacagtatgtgcatagATTTATTCAACCCCAGATCACAGGGAATTACAGTTCATTGTAACCCCATCTGTTTAATGTGCAATTTCCTTGCATACAGGCTTTTCATTTCCAGAACACCTTAAGTAAAATATATGGACAAGCATTGTTAAAAGCCAGGCACACACAGAAAAGAACACAAATCTCCCCAAGCAAAAGCTCACGGCCACCGCATGCTCCCATTAACACTGCCTCAATTTACCAAACAATAACCTAATAGAATAACTGAATGAAATCAGATCTGGTATAGACATTGCATTTACAGTTCTTCTGAAGGATGTGTAGGGAATAGTATCAGGGGATGGATCTTGTTAACATTAAGGGCATAAGTGAATGGCCTCAGACTTGTAAGGATGGGTTCTTTGGTGTGAAGCAGGGAGGTGGGAGGGTGAGGCTGGATGAGAAAATTAGCGAGAGAGCGGCGTCTGCTTCAAGGAGATAAGTACAGATCTCAGACGAGATACATCTTTAGACTGCTTGCTGCTCTTGGGGTTGAAATCACAGAGGCGGGCAACACGCTCCCATTCAAACCCAGTTTCTTCATCCTTGGTCTCCGAAACTAACGCTTCATCTGATGCCCTTTATTGAGAAAACAGCAAATATTAGCTATGCAATATGGGTACTATATAGCACATTATACATTTATGTGTAGACACTACACAGGACTAAGCACATTTGCATATGATCATTCAACTTGAAGGCTAACAGAGCCATAATACAGCACTCACTGTAGTACAGTACTATAGGCTGCATGGACTCATGTCATGTCATTCTCTCttcgccagttttctggtgtaaagggATGGTATTGTGGTGCACACTTGGAGAATTTCTTGCGGCAAATGTGCGTCACAACTCCCGTTCTGCGTCTTGCTCACCAGTTTTAAATAAGTTAACCTTATTAGAAAACCCTTTTGTACATATCCTCTTATGGAATTCTGAATTAATTTAGAGTAGTGCCCATTTCCATACCCCATCAACTACCTGTAGTAGAGGGTAGCTACTAACAACCTATTCAACCAACCAATTGAAGGGAAAATGCCAGGTTCCCCAACAGATTATCATTGCTcacagacattactaggactcCTCCCTGTAAGGCTCTATGCACATGGTTGTGTGCTCTGTCAGTGtactagccatgtttttcacagcaCATTGACCATTCCTCTCCATGGCCCCATACAGATGCTTTTGTATTATAACGGGCCTGAGTATGCACCAGAGTCCAGggcaaaactcagaacaggtccTATGCCAGAGATATCTATAGCTAACAAATagcttaatactggtatatatatatcatttcctATATAGTACATAATATAACTCTAGGTGATAAAAATCGAACTCTTTTGTGTTATTATTTCATATTATGTTTAGATTCTCAAATGACGATTCAAAAGAAGAGAATAAGACAAGCTGAACATACACGTAACCAATGACCTCAGCATTAGGCTGCTGGTAAAATGCTTTGTCCGCAATCCTGGGTTAGTAGCATAAAAAGGGAGGAAGAGAAAGAGAagacaaaaatgaaaatgaagaagaaagtTAGTAAAATAGTAGTGCAAACAAGTAAGTGGGGAAAATGATATTGTCTCTTGGAGAAACATGATTTTTGGTGATAATTTATCTTCATTTAGCGGCCACCTTATATACCTGTGCAGTCACACTTTccaaaaattgcaataaaatcaATATGGAGGGCATTCTAGTCTGAGAGGGGCTAAACACTGTCTTCAGAATCTCAGCTCTCCTGCATTACACAAGAGCGTGCCCCAATACTCCAGGATAAGGTAGGATAAGGAAGGCAAAGAATAAATATGTCAAGAATTGAGAAAGGAGCCACAGTTTGTTAAAGTTTATTACACAATGTATTTATCATAAAGTTTTGACAGGAAATTATATGTTCTTTGAAAGTCCTAGGCACCCTTTAACCTCTTAACAGTTTTAACAGCAAAATACCTAAGACTGAGTTTACACAGagattttttgtcaggattttgagacggaatccgccacaaaatcctgaccaacaaaacggctcccattgatttcaatgggagctggtcagttctcttttacgcgagcggtttgttccggctcctggaaaaaataagtgacatgctcattctacaggcggatgccgcggctggACTTCCgcctgaaggcactccctcccgactaggcccattcatttgggcctaatccggagcagagtgccacgactggatgccggtgcactgtctTGGCATCCAGtagcggctacctgttttttggtccggaacctgaggcagcctccgcgtcaaattccagaccaaaaaaccctgtctgaacttagccttagagtgTAGCCCTAGGAGGAGACAGGCAGTACAACTACAGCTCTAGCTCTGGTGCTTGGATTTTACAATAAGACACAAATCTAACCTGTATCCCCATTAGAACCAGACTATCACTGGTTGAAGTGGAAGCTGTATATACTCAGCTCTCTCTTGCCAGTGTGCAGGGGAGAGGAGAGACTTCTCATTCTCCAGACTCGGTGACTTCAGATAACCCCAAGGAAGATTTTTTCATGACATTCACCCCATGTCCCCTTTATTAATTAGAGAGCATACTTGCTCTCATTGTCACAAAATAGAGTCTTTTTTTGGAGTGATCAGAGAAGCACTTGTTCTTCTGATCACTGTTTTGTGCCTAGTTAAGGTGTTTGTTGCCTTCACAACATGGAAATTTAACCCATTACATGCGGCAATCAATGCTAACCATAGTGGTTttacagaaaaaagtaaaaatagacatttattttccttgttagctaaacaaataaaaaatacagaattggtatgccATTTACCCTACATGATAAACGCCATAAACCCTAATATTCAGATGCAAGAACTGATGAATTTTGTTCATTTAATCcttgaatggggtggatttgaagaaaaagtgcatttgtgtgactttcttacgggctttgtttttacggagttcactgtgcagccagaatgacatgtcacctgtattctatatttcggtacgattccgaggataccaaatttatatggttttatttacattttaaccccttaacaaaaagccAAAACTGTgcctaaaatttttttttctaaaagttgccatattctgacactcagaACTTTTTTATACTCCCACGTACAGGGATGTATTGGgcttctttttttgcggggccaggtgtactttttagttctaccattttggggaactgcttttgctttaatcactttttattcaaatttttattagaggcaaaagagtgaaaaaacaacagtttggcagttttgactttttttcccactacggtgtTTACAGTAcgggaaaaaatatttttctagatttgtagacctggcgtttttggacacagaaacacctaatgtgtatgtctttcatagtatttaagtacttttttaagtaatttttttaaaatatatttttatttatttatttatttgaggatttattagaccccctatgggtcttgaactccagggtgtctgatcactaatgcaatgcattacaatgttaatgcattgcaatagattgcaaaaatctggcatttctattgcaagctacatagagtagcctgcaatggAAAGTACagaatgacaggccagggagccttcacaaggctcccagctgtcatagaaaCAGGGCGCAGGCCCcggagcttgctccgggtgcctgcaatcgccgggaaaatggcgcatcGGTCAACTTCGACCGAggagccagaggggttaatgtccACAATCGGAAACCCAGAGGAGTTAGTTCTCCTAGCTCTCATTCCTATCCATGCATTTGGAGAAACACTTTCCTCTTCTGCAGAGTCACTTTGGTAGTGACATACACATGAGTGAATTTATCAATACTTGAATATAGATAGGGTGAGTAGAGACTGCTTTCTGTATCCAAAAACAAATCTGCTCCACTTCTTAGAATTAATGGTAAATGAATAAATGCCACAAAAAAATACCACTACACCTCAATAAATCCAACACCACTTTGGTGAAATGCTTTGCAGACATgtaagttttattattttgtcatatATACAGTTTATCTTGTATTTTACACCGCATTACAATAAGTATAACATGTAAAGTATACAGTTGATAAAATGACATCACTAACCTGTTTGTAACCTTATTCTTCTCTATTTGCTCACTCTGCCGCTGGTACCACTCTTCTAGATCCTTCTTGGCCTTCTCTCTCCACTCCTGTTCTGTCACCTTGGCAGCTGCATCTGTAAAAGAATAGAAACATTCCCAAAAGATTACCTAAACCACCGCTACACTTTGTATGGCATTATTACAGAGAGCCACGCTGTCCCAGAGCAGCTCATCTGAAGGGGTCCCAGGTGAGATCCTCgcaggtctaatattgatgacctatcctaaggatataccATCAGTATTACGAACTAGATAACCCCTTTCAGTTGAACAGTGCGGCAATAACATATATTTCAGTTGAAATGTGTTAACTGAAAGCTGCCTGATAGATATACCAATCACAATGTCTAGGTACCAATATGTACACTAGATACGTGGATTTTTTCTGGTTAAAATAAAGCTCGTGAAACATCTGCTAAAAGGATAGACATAACTCAAAAGGTTGGTTCACAACATACCCAATTCCTCCAGGCGCACCTTCTGTTCCTCTCTCCATTTACGAAGGCTTTCAGGTTCTTGGGTTAGTCTATCAGCCTGTGCTATAGCTGCATATCCATCATTCATTCCACCAGACTCCTGTAAGAAATAAGATATGGATGATACCCATGTAACTAGTCATTCCTCAAAATGTATCGCCAGAGCAAAAACTTCCAGCCATACATTATACCTTTACAGAAAAAAACCATTGCCTAGTGAAAATTGCAAACTCTTGAGCCTTATCCATAGTGCAGCTTAAGATGTTGGGAGGAGATAATAATGTAATAGAACATACCCATATATCATACACATCATTTATGACACGCGAGCATTATGACATTTAATAATAGAACATTGCTATCATTGTCACTAGGCAAAATGAATCCTCAATAgccactaggagaagctcagtACAAAGGAATGAATACAGCTACCACTGAACTAAATGGAAGCTGTAAAACTCTGCGCTTCCCCTAGTGGCAACTGCAGGAAAATGCAGTAGATAAGCATTGGGCCCCCTTCACCCACTGGCCCAATTGCAACTGTGATCTGCCTACATCGGAGGTACGCCACTGAAATACAGggaatattaatttttttttgctattccTCTCTATTCAAATCCTTCTCTTCCGCCAAGTCATGTTATCTTAATCTGACCTCCAAAATATCTACATAACTTAATGTACCACTCAAAAGGGTAAGTTTAATACGTTACATAGGTTATATTACTCTCCAAAATGTCTCTACTATCAAAAGAGATTACAGATGAAAGTCCTTAGTGCCATCAGGGGGAGGCTGACTGGATACACATGATCTGGGGCGGCACTCATCTTTTTAGGTTGTCGGGAGCACTATTAAATAAGATATAAGACATTCTGGGCTGCAGAAATTTGTATTTCGAGAGATTTCTCATGTTTGATAATGGATACCAGAAGGAGGCCTGTATTTATAGATTActattgtaatgtctctgcctgttcgggtctctgcgccaccctctgctcgcacgcTGCGACGCAGGAGttgtgtgcagtttgattccttgcttagactttttggttgcactgtgttaacactgctctatttctgtaattgaatttccaccacacccatctcctgcaccttgtttgcctctgttcatgaaatggttaattctagcctagcctgtgtgactgacagcctgtcttccaatcaagcctaggtcAGGTCTTCAGGCCATCATTCCACACTgacttgctggctattgactttgtccctgctaagcgtctcttcttctactattatattactgacctttggctttccctattgactattcttttggacctcgatttggcactgcatagctCGACTATTACTGGAccattggctagctgacctccttttgttgttgtttgacttgtctgcgttttgtgttttacGTATATAGTAAGGGCCCGTCgcccagttgccgcctattatgtaggataggactggcaagcaggaagggaaagcggggggttTCAGCTCAGGGCCCTGTGGTTTGCAACTGTTTTATCCCAATTAAACCACTTCTCCTAGGGACTTTCTGAAGCTAGACCTAGGGAcactggcataactaggaatggcggggcgccAAGGCTAACATTTAACATGCGGCCCTCCAGCCCCCAATCCTCTCTCCCACataaaccacattcctgcacacagtattatgccccatagtggctcctgcacacagtattatgcgccatagtggcccctgcacacagtattatgccccatagtgacccctgcacacagtattatgccccatagtggcccctgcacacagtattatgccccatagtggcccctgcacacagtattatgccccatagtagcccctgcacacagtattatcccccatagtggcccctgcacacagtattatcccccatagtggcccctgcacacagtattatgccccatagtagcccctgcacacagtattatcccccatagtggcccctgcacacagtattatgccccatagtatgccccatagtagcacctgcaaacagtattttgccccatagtggcccctgcacacagcattaatcTACTAAGGCAAACAGGATTGCCCACTGTAAACAGACCTTTACGTTACATCATTTGTAAGTGATTCTTACCTGGTCTAAGTCTCCATTAACTGGTGTGGTCACAAGGTCATCAAATCCCCCTATGAAGGAAAACACATTCATGGTCAGGATAAGCCTTCCTTCTGAGTCTCGATTGCTCAATCTTTTttgaagcacttttttttttttttttttttttacacattttcttAGACGTttcttgctgtgttttttttctgtgtgaaAAATAATCATGctgcattttagaaaaaaatgcaccagatttatcacagtgactgatgctggataataaatctggtaTATTGGCAGCCAATGTAATCCAGATTTATCCACCTATTAGATGGCTTAGTTatcaacaaacaaaaaaaaacgtacaAAGTGCAGTGACCCTTTCCTGACAAATCCAGCCTGATTTTCAATAAGCCAAGTCCGCCCATCACAGAATGAGTAGAAACAGACAGAAAATGTCTAATGCAGTTAATAAATTTGGTGTAAGGCACGTTGAACAGATTTTTGGAACAAAACAATCATAATGTGGCCTATTTTCAGTAGCAAATTTGCCCCATTGTATATAATCATATCATTTCTTGCTGAATAAGGGCACGTTCTATGTTGGGAACAGAAAGACTGAAAATAAATTAAGAGTGATCTAATGGTACACAATATGGGATCTAATGGTAAACAAATGGGTTTCCATAGTAAAATTGTGCTGGtacctgtgacttcgtctgcggtgattgtagaagtgggtaaatacaggcgcgggtaaggttttcgtactgtgtataaggtatgggatatgaaatgtaactttgtatcttgttttcttgtaatccagagaatacgtgagactttggtgttgaatgtaattagtatttcagctgctatacggtgttctgagaaactgtacatagtgtctttgggacagaggtatttcaagtgaatatacttcaatatacgacattgtatgatttgttattttccgccagtacatgtaagttttgggcacaggatacttttgagcaagcaacataaagttgtccatgtgagaagcatgg includes the following:
- the CLTB gene encoding clathrin light chain B isoform X1, producing the protein MSDDFGFFSSSESGAAAETEEDPAAAFLAQQESEIAGIENDEGFGAVLVGSQASSMEQSDVGGFDDLVTTPVNGDLDQESGGMNDGYAAIAQADRLTQEPESLRKWREEQKVRLEELDAAAKVTEQEWREKAKKDLEEWYQRQSEQIEKNKVTNRIADKAFYQQPNAEVIGYVASDEALVSETKDEETGFEWERVARLCDFNPKSSKQSKDVSRLRSVLISLKQTPLSR
- the CLTB gene encoding clathrin light chain B isoform X2 — translated: MSDDFGFFSSSESGAAAETEEDPAAAFLAQQESEIAGIENDEGFGAVLVGSQASSMEQSDVGGFDDLVTTPVNGDLDQESGGMNDGYAAIAQADRLTQEPESLRKWREEQKVRLEELDAAAKVTEQEWREKAKKDLEEWYQRQSEQIEKNKVTNRASDEALVSETKDEETGFEWERVARLCDFNPKSSKQSKDVSRLRSVLISLKQTPLSR